One Oceanicoccus sagamiensis genomic region harbors:
- the serC gene encoding 3-phosphoserine/phosphohydroxythreonine transaminase, whose protein sequence is MSRKYNFCAGPAALPEAVLQQAAAELVDYQSAGLSIMEMSHRSPEIVAIAEKAEADFRELLDISNDYAVLFLQGGASTQFASVPLNLLGDKTAADYVNTGQWSKKAIKEAKRFADVNVVASSEDSNFTSIPAFDSWNLNKDAAYLHYTPNETIGGVEFMWTPEVDVPLVADMSSTILSRPIDVNQFGVIYAGAQKNIGPAGLTIAIVRKDLLGKSSSHCPTMLDYQTAADNDSMYNTPPTYGMYLAGLVFQWLKDQGGLAAIETINCRKADKLYHFIDTSDFYANPVEVASRSLMNVPFTLANADLDKQFLAESEQAGMLNLKGHRSVGGMRASIYNAVPEAAVDALIDFMKDFESRA, encoded by the coding sequence ATGTCCCGTAAATATAATTTTTGTGCAGGCCCTGCTGCATTACCTGAAGCTGTTTTACAACAAGCCGCCGCTGAGCTGGTTGATTACCAGAGTGCTGGTTTATCGATTATGGAAATGAGCCACCGTTCACCCGAGATTGTGGCAATAGCTGAAAAAGCCGAAGCGGATTTTCGTGAGTTATTAGATATTTCTAATGATTACGCAGTATTGTTTTTACAAGGTGGGGCCAGCACACAGTTTGCCTCTGTGCCGCTGAACTTATTGGGCGATAAAACCGCCGCCGATTATGTTAATACCGGGCAGTGGTCTAAAAAAGCCATCAAAGAAGCCAAGCGCTTTGCCGATGTTAACGTGGTGGCCAGCTCAGAAGATAGCAACTTTACCTCCATCCCTGCTTTTGATAGCTGGAACCTAAATAAAGATGCCGCCTATTTACACTACACCCCTAACGAAACGATTGGTGGTGTTGAATTTATGTGGACGCCGGAAGTTGATGTGCCGTTAGTGGCCGATATGTCTTCAACCATTTTATCGCGCCCCATTGATGTGAATCAGTTTGGTGTTATCTATGCCGGTGCGCAAAAGAATATTGGCCCAGCTGGCCTAACCATTGCGATTGTTCGCAAGGATTTATTAGGCAAGTCCAGCTCCCATTGCCCAACCATGTTGGATTACCAGACCGCGGCTGATAATGACTCCATGTATAACACTCCGCCGACTTACGGTATGTATCTGGCTGGTTTGGTGTTCCAGTGGTTAAAAGATCAGGGTGGTTTGGCCGCGATCGAAACCATTAATTGTCGTAAAGCGGATAAATTATATCACTTTATTGATACCAGCGACTTTTACGCCAACCCGGTTGAAGTGGCCAGTCGTTCATTAATGAATGTCCCCTTCACTCTGGCTAACGCCGATTTGGATAAGCAGTTTTTGGCGGAATCAGAACAAGCCGGTATGCTAAACCTTAAAGGTCATCGCAGTGTCGGTGGTATGCGCGCGAGTATTTATAACGCGGTACCGGAAGCGGCTGTCGATGCCCTGATCGACTTTATGAAAGACTTTGAATCAAGAGCCTAA
- the ubiG gene encoding bifunctional 2-polyprenyl-6-hydroxyphenol methylase/3-demethylubiquinol 3-O-methyltransferase UbiG — protein sequence MTASANVDPAEIAKFEALASRWWDKNSEFKPLHEINPLRSNYIDLRSPVAGKTLLDVGCGGGILCEAMAQRGATVSGIDMGKAPLSVAKLHQLESGVKVNYRQSTAEDLAAVEAGQYDIVTCLEMLEHVPDPGSVIKACATLVRPGGDLYFSTINRNPKSYLFSIIGAEYLLKLLPKGTHDYDKFIKPSELGQWVREAGLQMQDITGMTYNPLSKHYRLNDDDIDVNYLVHTRKPL from the coding sequence GTGACAGCCTCAGCCAATGTAGATCCCGCGGAAATCGCCAAGTTTGAAGCCCTGGCCAGCCGCTGGTGGGATAAAAACAGTGAATTTAAACCACTGCATGAGATTAACCCGTTGCGCTCAAACTATATTGACCTGCGCTCACCGGTGGCAGGCAAAACGCTATTGGATGTAGGTTGCGGCGGCGGTATTTTATGTGAAGCCATGGCCCAGCGCGGTGCGACGGTTAGCGGTATTGATATGGGCAAAGCACCTTTATCCGTGGCCAAATTGCACCAACTGGAATCGGGCGTAAAGGTAAATTACCGACAGAGCACCGCCGAAGATTTAGCCGCGGTAGAGGCTGGCCAATACGATATAGTGACCTGCTTGGAAATGCTGGAACATGTGCCTGACCCAGGCTCGGTGATTAAGGCCTGCGCTACCTTGGTACGCCCCGGTGGAGACCTGTATTTTTCTACCATTAACCGCAATCCCAAGTCGTACTTATTTAGTATTATTGGTGCTGAGTATTTATTGAAGCTACTGCCCAAGGGCACCCACGATTACGATAAATTTATTAAGCCTTCTGAGTTGGGGCAATGGGTTCGTGAAGCGGGTTTACAGATGCAGGATATCACAGGGATGACCTATAACCCCCTGAGTAAACACTACCGACTTAACGATGACGATATCGATGTTAATTATTTAGTCCATACCCGCAAACCTCTGTAA
- a CDS encoding TRZ/ATZ family hydrolase, with protein sequence MSHQTPQTIDTLISARWIIPVRPAKTVLENHSIAIDGGTIIAILPKDEAMARFDANYGIDLPEHALTPGLINAHGHAAMSLFRGMADDQPLQTWLEEFIWPAEGQWVSEEFVRDGTQLAVAEMLRSGTTTFSDMYFFPNVVAKVASEAGIRAQIAFPIFNFPTIWGQDPSNYIEKGLAVRDDFKHSELVDVVFGPHAPYTVSDEGLQKVSMLAAELDISIHIHVHETQQEVDDDLKLYGQRPIARLNELGILGPKTQLVHMTALTEEDIAIVKASGASVIHCPQSNLKLASGFCPVKVLAEDGITIALGTDGAASNNGLDMFAEMRTAALLAKAVSADASALADWQALEAATLGGAKALSMDTKLGSLEVGKQADIIAIDFSAIELQPVYEPISQLVYTACGHHVTHSWIHGQQVLADRQPANLDIPEIVAKAQNWRDKIITTKH encoded by the coding sequence ATGAGCCATCAAACACCTCAAACGATCGATACTTTAATCAGCGCGCGCTGGATTATTCCTGTCAGGCCCGCCAAAACGGTACTGGAAAACCACAGTATCGCTATCGACGGCGGCACTATTATTGCCATCCTGCCGAAAGACGAAGCCATGGCCCGCTTTGATGCCAATTACGGTATCGATCTACCGGAACATGCGCTAACCCCTGGGCTAATCAATGCCCATGGCCATGCCGCCATGAGCCTGTTTCGCGGTATGGCCGATGACCAGCCATTACAAACCTGGCTGGAGGAATTTATCTGGCCGGCCGAGGGCCAATGGGTCAGCGAGGAATTTGTCCGCGATGGCACTCAGCTAGCGGTGGCAGAGATGCTGCGCTCAGGCACAACCACCTTTAGTGATATGTACTTCTTTCCCAATGTGGTGGCAAAAGTTGCCAGCGAAGCCGGTATCAGGGCACAAATTGCCTTCCCGATCTTTAACTTCCCCACCATTTGGGGCCAGGACCCAAGCAACTATATTGAAAAAGGTCTGGCGGTAAGGGACGACTTTAAACACAGTGAGCTGGTTGATGTGGTATTTGGCCCCCATGCTCCCTATACGGTTAGCGATGAAGGCCTACAGAAAGTCAGCATGTTAGCGGCGGAGCTGGATATCAGTATCCATATCCATGTCCATGAAACCCAGCAGGAAGTCGATGACGACCTTAAACTGTATGGCCAGCGCCCTATTGCCCGACTGAACGAGCTCGGCATACTCGGCCCCAAAACCCAGCTAGTGCATATGACTGCACTCACTGAAGAGGATATTGCCATTGTTAAAGCCAGCGGCGCCTCAGTGATTCACTGCCCGCAATCGAACTTAAAACTGGCCAGTGGTTTCTGCCCGGTGAAAGTATTGGCTGAAGACGGTATTACCATTGCGCTGGGTACAGATGGCGCGGCTAGTAACAACGGCCTCGATATGTTTGCAGAAATGCGCACAGCGGCCCTATTGGCTAAGGCGGTTTCAGCGGATGCCTCTGCACTGGCTGATTGGCAGGCTTTGGAGGCCGCAACATTGGGTGGCGCCAAAGCTTTATCCATGGATACGAAACTGGGTTCATTGGAAGTTGGCAAGCAGGCGGATATTATTGCCATAGATTTTAGCGCTATTGAGCTACAGCCGGTTTATGAACCGATCTCCCAATTGGTCTATACCGCCTGCGGCCACCATGTCACCCATAGCTGGATTCACGGGCAACAGGTACTGGCCGACCGACAACCGGCCAATCTGGATATTCCGGAAATCGTCGCAAAAGCTCAAAACTGGCGCGATAAAATTATCACCACCAAACACTGA
- the gyrA gene encoding DNA gyrase subunit A — MGESTDIASNEILPVNIEDELKQSYLDYSMSVIVGRALPDVRDGLKPVHRRVLFAMSELNNDWNKGYKKSARVVGDVIGKYHPHGDSAVYETIVRMAQPFSLRYMLVDGQGNFGSVDGDSAAAMRYTEIRMRKIAHEILADLDKETVDWVPNYDGTEMIPAVMPTKIPNLLVNGSSGIAVGMATNIPPHNLNEVVTGCLALIDNPDITIDELMEHIPGPDFPTAAIINGRAGILQAYRTGKGRIYIRARAEVISNEKTNKDTIIINEIPYQVNKARLIEKIAELVKEKKIEGIAELRDESDKDGMRIVIEMKRGEMGDVCLNNLYAQTQLENVFGINIVALVDGQPRLLNLKELLEYFVLHRREVVTRRTVYLLRKARERGHILEGLAVAISNIDEMIELIKSSDTTAEAKEKLSARSWEPGEVMGMLERAGAGDLQAAASRPEDLAEGFGFIDGKYNLSPVQVQAILDMRLQKLTGLEHEKLLKEYQEKLDEITEYLSILADALKLMGIIREELQLVVDEYGDERRSEIIESQRDLTEEDLITEEDRVVTISNGGYAKTQALSDYQAQRRGGMGKSATAVKDEDFVEHLIIASTHDTILCFSNVGKVYWLKVFHIPLAGRNARGRPMVNLLPLEEGERITSIMPVSEYTEGHYIFMATANGTVKKTALTDFARQRSVGLRALELEEGDVLIGTEVTTGDCDVMLFSSAGKAVRFNENDVRAMGRTAKGVRGIRLEDGQKMISLLVPKDGGRMLSVSVNGYGKRTEFTEFATKGRGNKGMIFMQASERNGDIVGAVQVFDGDELMMISDQGTMVRTRTDEISVLGRNTQGVRVIRLKEGEHVVGVERIDEPDEVAIIEEDAESGEVSASPASDAGESSPEE, encoded by the coding sequence ATGGGTGAATCAACCGATATTGCAAGCAATGAAATCCTTCCGGTTAACATCGAAGATGAGCTAAAACAGTCTTATCTTGATTATTCCATGAGCGTTATTGTCGGCCGAGCCTTGCCCGATGTGCGCGATGGTTTGAAGCCCGTTCACCGTCGTGTGTTATTCGCCATGAGCGAACTCAATAACGATTGGAACAAAGGCTATAAAAAATCAGCCCGTGTGGTCGGCGATGTGATTGGTAAATACCACCCGCACGGTGATTCTGCGGTGTATGAGACGATTGTTCGTATGGCACAGCCGTTTTCGCTGCGCTATATGCTGGTAGACGGACAGGGTAACTTTGGTTCCGTCGATGGTGATTCAGCGGCGGCTATGCGTTATACCGAAATCCGCATGCGTAAGATTGCCCACGAAATTCTGGCCGATCTTGATAAAGAAACCGTGGATTGGGTGCCTAACTACGATGGCACTGAGATGATCCCGGCGGTTATGCCCACCAAAATACCCAATCTACTGGTGAATGGTTCTTCCGGTATCGCGGTTGGTATGGCGACCAATATCCCGCCACATAACCTTAATGAAGTCGTTACCGGCTGTTTAGCCCTGATCGACAACCCCGATATCACCATCGACGAATTGATGGAGCATATTCCAGGCCCTGATTTCCCCACCGCGGCCATTATCAATGGTCGTGCGGGTATCTTGCAGGCCTACCGCACCGGCAAAGGCCGTATTTATATTCGCGCTCGGGCGGAAGTGATTAGCAACGAAAAAACCAACAAAGATACGATTATCATCAACGAGATTCCTTATCAGGTAAACAAGGCTCGTTTGATTGAAAAAATTGCCGAGCTGGTTAAAGAGAAAAAGATCGAAGGTATTGCCGAGCTGCGCGATGAGTCTGATAAAGACGGTATGCGTATAGTGATCGAAATGAAGCGCGGCGAAATGGGCGATGTCTGCCTGAACAACCTCTACGCTCAAACCCAGTTAGAAAATGTCTTCGGTATTAATATTGTGGCGCTGGTTGATGGCCAGCCCCGCTTATTGAACTTAAAAGAATTGTTAGAGTACTTTGTACTGCACCGTCGTGAAGTGGTCACACGCCGTACCGTTTACCTGTTAAGAAAAGCCCGCGAGCGTGGCCATATTCTGGAAGGTCTGGCGGTGGCGATTTCCAATATCGATGAAATGATCGAATTGATTAAATCCTCCGATACAACCGCAGAAGCCAAAGAAAAATTGTCTGCCCGAAGCTGGGAACCCGGCGAAGTGATGGGTATGTTAGAGCGTGCCGGAGCGGGTGATTTACAAGCAGCAGCTTCTCGCCCTGAAGATTTGGCGGAAGGTTTCGGTTTTATCGATGGCAAATACAACCTGTCACCGGTTCAGGTGCAAGCCATTCTCGATATGCGCTTACAGAAACTGACCGGCCTTGAGCATGAAAAACTGCTAAAGGAATACCAGGAAAAACTCGACGAAATTACCGAATACCTAAGCATATTGGCGGATGCCCTTAAGCTAATGGGTATTATCCGCGAAGAACTACAACTGGTTGTTGATGAATACGGTGATGAGCGTCGCTCTGAAATTATCGAGTCACAGCGCGATTTGACCGAAGAAGACCTGATTACCGAAGAAGACCGAGTGGTGACTATCTCTAACGGTGGTTACGCCAAAACTCAGGCCCTTAGTGATTACCAGGCCCAGCGTCGCGGCGGTATGGGTAAGTCAGCAACAGCGGTTAAAGATGAAGATTTTGTAGAGCATCTGATTATTGCCAGTACCCACGATACGATTTTGTGTTTCTCCAATGTGGGCAAAGTGTATTGGCTCAAAGTTTTCCATATTCCTCTGGCCGGACGTAATGCACGGGGCCGTCCAATGGTTAATTTATTGCCATTGGAAGAGGGTGAGCGTATTACCTCGATTATGCCAGTCAGTGAATATACTGAAGGCCACTATATCTTTATGGCTACCGCTAACGGTACCGTTAAGAAAACAGCCCTCACTGATTTTGCCCGCCAGCGTAGCGTAGGTTTACGTGCACTGGAACTGGAAGAAGGCGATGTACTGATCGGTACCGAAGTCACCACCGGTGATTGCGATGTGATGCTGTTTAGCTCCGCGGGTAAAGCGGTGCGCTTTAACGAAAACGATGTGCGTGCTATGGGCCGTACCGCCAAAGGTGTTCGTGGTATTCGCCTTGAAGACGGTCAGAAAATGATTTCCTTGCTAGTGCCCAAAGACGGTGGTCGGATGCTATCAGTCTCTGTTAATGGCTATGGTAAGCGCACCGAGTTTACCGAGTTTGCTACTAAAGGCCGTGGTAACAAGGGTATGATCTTTATGCAGGCTTCTGAGCGTAACGGCGATATCGTCGGTGCGGTACAGGTGTTTGATGGCGATGAACTGATGATGATCTCTGACCAAGGCACTATGGTGCGTACCCGTACTGATGAGATTTCAGTGCTGGGTCGTAATACCCAGGGCGTGCGCGTTATTCGCTTGAAAGAAGGTGAGCATGTGGTGGGTGTTGAGCGTATCGACGAGCCTGATGAAGTCGCTATTATAGAAGAAGACGCTGAATCTGGGGAAGTAAGTGCCAGCCCTGCTAGTGATGCCGGTGAAAGCTCGCCAGAAGAATAA